The proteins below are encoded in one region of Alkalinema sp. FACHB-956:
- a CDS encoding PIN domain-containing protein: MALEINQTRDAERKSQLRAFADLATLQVTVDESIEVRAGVFIQQGVGTFDALHLACAEIGCATALLTTDDRMIRWAGRHSNMLQVKVVNPVRWLLEVMTDANP, translated from the coding sequence ATCGCGCTTGAGATTAACCAAACTCGTGATGCAGAGCGGAAATCTCAGCTTCGGGCATTTGCTGATCTAGCAACTCTGCAAGTTACTGTAGATGAATCCATTGAGGTTCGAGCGGGTGTATTTATTCAGCAGGGGGTGGGGACGTTTGATGCGTTACATTTAGCTTGTGCTGAGATCGGCTGCGCAACAGCACTGCTGACGACGGATGATCGAATGATACGTTGGGCAGGACGGCATTCAAACATGTTACAAGTGAAGGTAGTCAATCCAGTGAGATGGCTTTTGGAGGTGATGACTGATGCAAACCCATGA